One segment of Streptomyces sp. TG1A-8 DNA contains the following:
- a CDS encoding alpha/beta fold hydrolase — protein MTVTDRTSADREVQRTNDTTIRYTISGPATGPVLAFIHGWGCNRTDFDEIAGFLPADYRILAIDLAEHGESRSTRDVWTMEEFAHDVKAVLEAESVDNCVVVGHSLGGAVAVEVARILPDVVSHVVALDSLHYLALFPAQDEQTVNAVVQAFNDDFATAVRGLVEGGSLEDTDPALKDAYFEKMVAVRQPAGVRAIEGLVRWDMDAALNEVKQPITVFAVRSILTQEATDRYGDRIRIVPVDLGTHHFHVESPEDTAKLLTDLASA, from the coding sequence ATGACTGTGACGGACAGGACTTCCGCTGACCGCGAGGTTCAGCGCACGAACGACACGACGATTCGCTACACCATCAGCGGCCCGGCCACGGGTCCGGTCTTGGCCTTCATCCACGGCTGGGGCTGTAACCGCACCGACTTCGACGAGATCGCCGGCTTCCTCCCCGCGGACTACCGCATCCTCGCAATCGATCTCGCCGAGCACGGCGAGTCCCGCTCCACGCGAGATGTCTGGACGATGGAGGAGTTCGCCCACGACGTCAAGGCCGTACTGGAAGCCGAGTCGGTCGACAACTGCGTGGTGGTCGGGCACTCTCTCGGCGGAGCCGTGGCCGTCGAAGTCGCCCGGATACTCCCCGACGTCGTTTCGCACGTGGTCGCGCTCGACTCCCTGCACTACCTCGCCTTGTTCCCCGCACAGGACGAGCAGACGGTCAACGCGGTCGTGCAGGCCTTCAATGACGACTTCGCCACAGCGGTGCGGGGCCTGGTCGAGGGCGGATCGCTCGAAGACACCGACCCGGCGCTGAAGGACGCCTACTTCGAGAAGATGGTGGCCGTGCGGCAGCCCGCGGGAGTGCGGGCGATCGAAGGCCTGGTGCGCTGGGACATGGACGCCGCGCTGAACGAGGTCAAGCAGCCGATCACAGTGTTCGCGGTTCGCTCGATCCTTACTCAGGAAGCCACTGACCGCTACGGTGACCGCATCCGTATCGTGCCAGTCGACCTGGGAACTCACCACTTCCATGTCGAGTCGCCCGAAGACACCGCAAAGCTTCTGACCGATCTGGCATCCGCCTAG
- a CDS encoding MFS transporter, producing the protein MSAEEHTVVVECVDSRVPSTRMTREQKKAIFAGSLGNAVEYLDWGIYAALAPVFAGQFFPKGDPTTAFLSTLAIFAVGFFMRPLGGLVLGAYADRYGRKKALSLTISLMSVGGLAIAVCPTYEQIGVFSPLVLLMARLVQAFSAGGEWPSSVSYIIENAAPGRRAFAGSFQQVSTAGGMLLASLIALAVTSVLNDQQMHAFGWRIAFAIAAAMGLVVLWLRVRTQESQHFDDADLSGKTHKPVTKLFAEHKMSMLRVIGITVPGAIIYYLWITSMPGYASTTTGLDLDMALLANSITVFLFMLLLPLGGLLSDRFGRKPTFLAFLIGFMLYAWPAYRLIESGGFWTLLLVELIGVVLLVGNSANVAAIYAELFPTAVRTTGTGLPYASAVALFGGTAPYFTTWLASIGHQDKIWIYIVASALIGMVTILTMSEGAKKGTLD; encoded by the coding sequence GTGTCAGCAGAAGAGCACACCGTCGTGGTCGAATGCGTCGACAGTCGCGTGCCCTCTACGAGGATGACCCGCGAACAGAAGAAGGCGATCTTCGCGGGCTCGCTGGGGAATGCCGTCGAGTACCTGGACTGGGGAATCTATGCTGCCCTCGCCCCGGTCTTCGCGGGTCAGTTCTTTCCTAAAGGGGATCCCACCACTGCGTTTCTCTCCACTCTGGCCATCTTTGCCGTGGGATTCTTCATGCGCCCGCTCGGCGGTCTCGTCCTGGGCGCCTACGCCGACCGGTACGGCCGCAAGAAGGCCCTCAGCTTGACCATCAGCCTGATGTCGGTCGGTGGTCTCGCCATCGCTGTCTGTCCCACCTATGAGCAGATCGGCGTGTTCTCGCCCCTGGTGCTTCTGATGGCCAGGTTGGTGCAGGCGTTCTCCGCCGGCGGAGAGTGGCCGAGCTCCGTGTCATACATCATCGAGAATGCGGCGCCGGGAAGGCGGGCATTCGCCGGGTCCTTCCAGCAGGTGTCGACGGCGGGCGGCATGCTGCTCGCTTCGCTGATCGCGCTTGCCGTGACGTCGGTTCTGAACGACCAGCAGATGCACGCGTTCGGATGGCGGATCGCTTTCGCGATTGCTGCCGCTATGGGCCTGGTCGTCCTGTGGCTGCGGGTTCGCACGCAGGAGAGCCAGCACTTTGACGACGCAGACCTGTCCGGTAAGACGCACAAGCCGGTCACGAAGCTGTTCGCGGAGCACAAGATGAGCATGCTCCGTGTCATCGGGATCACGGTTCCCGGAGCGATCATCTACTACCTGTGGATCACCAGCATGCCGGGGTATGCCAGTACCACAACCGGACTGGATCTCGACATGGCGCTCCTCGCGAACTCCATCACGGTCTTCCTCTTCATGTTGCTGCTCCCGCTCGGCGGCCTACTGTCCGACCGCTTCGGAAGAAAGCCTACTTTCCTTGCCTTCCTGATCGGTTTCATGCTGTACGCCTGGCCGGCCTACCGCTTGATCGAAAGTGGCGGCTTCTGGACGCTGTTGCTGGTGGAGCTGATCGGAGTGGTTCTGCTTGTCGGTAACTCAGCGAATGTAGCTGCCATTTACGCCGAGCTCTTTCCCACTGCAGTACGCACTACCGGTACAGGCCTTCCCTATGCGTCGGCCGTCGCGCTGTTCGGCGGTACTGCCCCGTATTTCACCACGTGGCTGGCCAGTATCGGACACCAGGACAAGATTTGGATCTACATTGTCGCCTCGGCGTTGATCGGCATGGTCACGATCCTGACCATGTCCGAGGGAGCCAAGAAGGGAACACTTGACTGA
- a CDS encoding polysaccharide deacetylase, with protein sequence MSAKPEASIEQEPWQWEEATWRGYAERVRAGRDLTPRAWPGGARMAVALSFDPDHETLSLREGDTSPGAMGRGEFGSRVGSRRILRLLDEHQIPATFFIPAVSALLHPQEVKAYAAAGHEIGAHGWIHERNALLSREDEYELTRRSADVLESLVGQRPIGIRTPSADFSDSTVEILQDLGFKYDSSLMADDMPYEILSNGQSTGLVEVPMEWIRDDAPYFMMTRFGPHRPYTTPRAWVEIMKDEFDSAYADGAVFQLVCHPHIIGHRSRMLVLRELVEHMKAHENVWYATHGEVADYVWRNAGVAA encoded by the coding sequence ATGAGTGCAAAACCAGAGGCATCGATCGAACAAGAACCATGGCAGTGGGAGGAAGCTACATGGCGGGGATACGCCGAGCGCGTCCGCGCAGGGCGTGACCTGACGCCCCGGGCGTGGCCGGGCGGTGCTCGTATGGCCGTGGCCCTCTCATTCGACCCTGACCACGAGACCCTGTCGCTTCGGGAAGGGGATACTTCGCCCGGCGCGATGGGCAGGGGCGAGTTCGGCTCCCGAGTCGGGTCCCGCCGGATCCTGCGGCTTCTCGACGAGCATCAGATCCCGGCCACCTTCTTCATTCCTGCTGTGTCTGCACTGCTGCATCCGCAGGAGGTGAAGGCCTACGCCGCAGCGGGCCACGAGATCGGTGCGCACGGGTGGATTCATGAGCGGAACGCGCTGCTGAGCAGGGAAGACGAGTACGAGCTCACCCGCCGCAGTGCCGATGTGTTGGAGAGCCTCGTCGGCCAGCGGCCGATCGGAATCAGGACGCCGAGTGCCGACTTCTCCGACTCGACTGTCGAAATCCTCCAGGACCTCGGGTTCAAGTACGATTCGTCACTCATGGCCGACGACATGCCTTACGAGATCCTCTCCAACGGCCAGTCCACGGGCTTGGTGGAAGTGCCCATGGAATGGATCCGTGACGACGCGCCCTACTTTATGATGACGCGGTTCGGCCCGCACCGGCCGTACACGACACCTCGTGCATGGGTTGAGATCATGAAGGATGAGTTTGATTCAGCCTATGCCGACGGGGCGGTCTTCCAGCTGGTCTGCCACCCGCACATCATTGGGCATCGCTCCAGGATGCTCGTGCTGCGTGAGCTGGTCGAGCATATGAAGGCTCACGAGAACGTGTGGTACGCCACGCATGGCGAGGTCGCGGACTACGTGTGGCGGAACGCTGGCGTGGCCGCGTAG
- a CDS encoding IclR family transcriptional regulator, with the protein MTAQDKPSNGIRSMNSVLSTLRVLEEVAMRQPIGVSELARATQIPKSSVQRCLVTLQQAGWLRVVDREHARWGVTMKALAIGLRGAGEQDLRDLAVPVVKRLAAETDETVQLGLRDGEDYVIVATQDSTQVVRVFLEVGTRVPLRATSAGVAIMSHLEPADVDELLKHELREFAHAPVPSSEEIREEIERTTRRGYALNVSGWFRPHVASIASAITDSTGQPIAGLTLSIPQMRYDNAQEEALAQLVVAAADEISKLISSS; encoded by the coding sequence GTGACCGCGCAGGACAAGCCGAGCAACGGTATTCGCTCGATGAACAGCGTTCTCAGCACACTTCGCGTCCTCGAGGAAGTCGCCATGCGCCAGCCGATCGGCGTCTCGGAACTGGCACGCGCGACGCAGATACCGAAGAGTTCGGTCCAGCGGTGCCTGGTCACACTTCAGCAGGCTGGCTGGTTGAGGGTCGTCGACCGCGAGCATGCGCGGTGGGGCGTGACCATGAAGGCTCTCGCCATCGGGCTGCGAGGAGCCGGCGAGCAGGACCTTCGAGATCTGGCAGTGCCTGTCGTCAAACGCCTCGCCGCAGAGACTGACGAGACGGTTCAGCTCGGTCTGCGCGACGGAGAGGACTACGTCATCGTCGCGACACAGGACAGCACGCAAGTGGTCCGCGTGTTCCTCGAAGTCGGCACGCGCGTGCCTCTGCGGGCCACCTCGGCGGGCGTTGCGATCATGTCGCACCTTGAGCCTGCCGATGTGGATGAGCTGCTGAAACATGAGCTCCGGGAGTTCGCGCATGCTCCCGTGCCGAGTTCCGAAGAGATCCGCGAGGAGATCGAGCGGACCACCAGGCGCGGTTACGCCCTTAACGTGTCGGGCTGGTTTCGTCCGCACGTCGCTTCGATCGCCTCGGCCATCACTGACTCGACTGGACAACCCATTGCAGGACTCACTTTGTCCATTCCGCAGATGCGCTACGACAACGCACAGGAAGAGGCCCTGGCGCAGTTGGTCGTCGCAGCCGCAGACGAGATCAGCAAACTGATCTCCTCTTCCTGA
- a CDS encoding CapA family protein, whose product MDLTIVGDVVVSGLPRRPMVEPAEPGDSAFGLLKAGDLTIGNLEVPLTESGERAEKLVAMRAPTTGAAELAELGFDLVSLAMNHAMDFGADGMRDTVRALDSAGVLHAGFGESVAEATRPRVVSVGDSTLAFFSFCSALPLGYNATADRAGIGAIRVRQNFEFDSTFLDETPGTPPFVHSSAHEPDVQVAEALIREAKQHNDVVAVALHWGVPFCYLPDVQGPLAQYQRPLARRLIDAGADLIIGSHPHCLHPVEFYGNGLILYSTGNFVFDWCDGWSPDSMVAKEDAHPAPPYQPALLKGPWYESAVFHVQLDGHEAPELRVEPIELDSDSQPIIARPEVAQSILARFAEASRALGQAIAVDVDGTVRRQVTSPTAEALRVS is encoded by the coding sequence ATGGATCTGACCATCGTGGGGGATGTCGTCGTATCCGGCCTGCCGAGGCGTCCGATGGTGGAACCGGCTGAACCGGGCGACTCGGCGTTCGGTCTCCTGAAGGCAGGTGATCTGACGATCGGCAATCTGGAAGTACCTCTCACGGAGTCCGGTGAGCGAGCTGAAAAGCTCGTTGCGATGCGGGCGCCAACGACCGGCGCAGCGGAACTGGCGGAACTCGGCTTCGATCTGGTGTCGCTGGCTATGAACCACGCCATGGACTTTGGAGCCGATGGCATGCGTGACACGGTACGTGCGCTGGACTCGGCTGGCGTCCTCCATGCCGGGTTCGGAGAGTCGGTTGCCGAAGCGACTCGGCCCCGAGTGGTATCCGTCGGTGACAGCACGCTGGCCTTCTTCAGCTTCTGCTCGGCCCTTCCGCTGGGCTACAACGCCACTGCGGACCGGGCGGGAATCGGGGCGATCCGTGTGCGCCAGAACTTCGAGTTCGACAGCACCTTCCTGGATGAGACACCCGGTACGCCTCCCTTTGTGCACTCGAGCGCGCATGAGCCGGACGTCCAGGTCGCGGAAGCCCTGATTCGTGAGGCCAAGCAGCACAACGACGTCGTGGCCGTCGCCCTGCACTGGGGCGTGCCGTTCTGCTATCTGCCGGATGTCCAAGGCCCGCTGGCGCAGTACCAGCGGCCTCTGGCGCGGCGGTTGATCGACGCGGGCGCGGACCTCATCATCGGCAGCCACCCGCACTGTCTCCATCCCGTGGAGTTCTATGGGAACGGGCTCATTCTCTATTCGACGGGGAACTTCGTGTTCGACTGGTGTGACGGTTGGAGCCCGGACTCGATGGTCGCCAAGGAGGACGCTCACCCTGCGCCGCCTTACCAGCCGGCACTGTTGAAGGGCCCGTGGTACGAGAGTGCGGTGTTCCATGTGCAGCTGGACGGGCACGAGGCACCCGAACTGCGCGTCGAGCCGATCGAGCTTGACTCGGACAGTCAGCCGATCATCGCTCGACCCGAAGTGGCTCAATCGATCCTGGCCCGCTTCGCGGAAGCCTCGAGGGCGCTGGGCCAGGCAATCGCGGTGGACGTCGATGGGACTGTACGGCGCCAGGTGACATCACCAACCGCCGAGGCGCTGAGGGTCTCATAA
- a CDS encoding dipeptidase, protein MTNTGEGLLQVPGSVARPSDYESFPYVERGADFPAIELCDPRHRRSTFAAALDEEQAKRVERLLAENMVISFHDHPQLLPAEPGETFSYLRTRREFTAFAELRRAGLTAVFDNLFGAIGSMTPSGWKWDDLITTLGMRLADLAHQESAVVARTVKDILDAKRNGAVAFIMGTESAGAIENELDRIDVLYGFGIRQMGLVYADSNALGSGQKEPRDAGLTTFGRRAVERMNALGILIDVSHASDQTSMDAIEASSKPIAITHAGARAVWPTPRMKPDDVLKACAERGGVLGIEAAPHTTISKAHTKHTIESVMDHFEYAVELMGVEHVAFGPDAFYGDHVGFHHATSVNLGLAAMIDAGELEYERVSHVDGMENPSENFRNVVGWLVEHGYSDSDIRAVLGGNILRLLKEVWR, encoded by the coding sequence GTGACGAACACCGGAGAGGGGTTGCTGCAGGTGCCCGGTTCTGTCGCCAGGCCGTCCGACTACGAGTCGTTCCCCTATGTGGAGCGCGGAGCGGATTTTCCAGCCATCGAACTGTGTGATCCCCGGCATCGGCGAAGCACCTTTGCTGCCGCCCTGGACGAGGAGCAGGCCAAGCGGGTCGAGCGGCTGCTCGCAGAGAATATGGTCATCAGCTTTCACGATCATCCGCAGCTGCTCCCTGCGGAACCGGGTGAGACCTTCTCATATCTTCGGACCAGGCGTGAGTTCACGGCCTTCGCCGAGCTGCGGAGAGCGGGTCTGACAGCCGTTTTCGACAACCTGTTCGGTGCCATAGGGTCCATGACGCCGTCCGGTTGGAAGTGGGACGACCTGATCACGACGCTCGGCATGCGTCTCGCCGACCTGGCCCATCAGGAAAGTGCGGTGGTGGCTCGGACGGTCAAGGACATCCTCGATGCCAAACGAAACGGCGCCGTCGCCTTCATTATGGGTACCGAATCCGCCGGGGCCATCGAGAACGAACTCGACCGCATCGACGTTCTCTACGGATTCGGAATCCGCCAGATGGGGTTGGTGTATGCCGACTCAAACGCGCTTGGAAGTGGCCAGAAGGAACCCCGAGACGCGGGTTTGACGACGTTCGGTCGTCGGGCTGTGGAGCGCATGAACGCCCTGGGCATCCTCATCGATGTTTCTCATGCCAGTGACCAGACCTCCATGGATGCGATTGAGGCGTCGTCCAAGCCGATCGCCATCACGCATGCCGGTGCTCGCGCGGTTTGGCCCACCCCGCGGATGAAACCCGACGACGTACTCAAGGCGTGTGCCGAACGCGGAGGAGTGCTGGGCATCGAGGCAGCCCCGCACACCACGATCTCCAAGGCCCATACGAAACACACGATTGAGTCCGTGATGGACCACTTCGAATACGCGGTCGAACTGATGGGTGTCGAGCACGTCGCTTTTGGGCCTGATGCGTTTTATGGCGATCACGTGGGCTTCCACCACGCAACCAGTGTGAACTTGGGACTCGCAGCCATGATAGACGCTGGAGAACTTGAATACGAAAGAGTCTCTCACGTCGACGGTATGGAGAATCCGAGCGAGAACTTCCGTAATGTCGTCGGCTGGCTCGTCGAGCACGGGTACAGCGACAGCGACATCCGTGCCGTACTTGGCGGCAACATCCTTCGACTACTGAAAGAGGTATGGCGATGA
- a CDS encoding M20 family metallopeptidase, protein MTDINERIKQEFDKNLKLVTDLSHTIHATPELAFEEHQTSSAIISVLEANGGFTVDKGVADLPTAFVASAGSGDLAFGLCAEMDALPDIGHGCGHNVIAAAAVGAALALAPFADELGLTVQVFGTPAEESGTGKEIMVNRGVFDRTHAAMMVHPQLKDVVTPHLRASRSWRVTYTGRGGHASRPWSALNAADATVLAQTAIGLLRQQLQDGIRVHHVVREAGAAVNVIADHAVVDCMIRCDTIAEVDDVWERVRLCFDAGAVATGTAVEYSLLPSIYREFRHDQDLAPLFEKNARAIGRTFPDYPDKMFGSTDMGNVSLRIPALHPMLSFDGLPAEAGNHTAAFAAAAGGPQGDRFVRDAGLAMALTIADAAQSKPVRARLLAS, encoded by the coding sequence ATGACGGATATCAACGAGCGCATCAAGCAGGAATTCGACAAGAACCTGAAACTGGTCACAGACCTCTCGCACACCATCCACGCCACCCCTGAGCTGGCTTTCGAGGAGCACCAGACGTCTTCGGCGATCATCTCGGTCCTCGAGGCGAACGGCGGCTTTACAGTGGATAAGGGCGTAGCTGATCTGCCGACAGCGTTTGTGGCGTCTGCAGGCTCCGGTGACCTTGCGTTCGGCCTTTGCGCGGAGATGGATGCGCTCCCCGATATCGGCCACGGCTGTGGCCACAACGTCATCGCTGCGGCGGCCGTGGGTGCCGCACTGGCGCTGGCCCCGTTCGCCGATGAGCTGGGGCTGACAGTGCAGGTCTTCGGCACTCCAGCCGAGGAAAGCGGAACCGGTAAGGAAATCATGGTGAACCGGGGCGTCTTCGACCGGACGCATGCGGCCATGATGGTGCACCCGCAGTTGAAGGACGTTGTCACTCCCCATCTGCGCGCCTCGCGGTCCTGGCGGGTCACCTACACGGGTCGCGGAGGACACGCGTCGCGACCGTGGAGTGCGCTCAATGCCGCCGACGCAACGGTGCTGGCCCAGACCGCCATCGGACTGCTGCGGCAGCAACTGCAGGACGGCATCAGGGTGCATCACGTCGTGAGGGAGGCCGGCGCGGCTGTCAATGTCATCGCGGACCATGCCGTGGTCGACTGCATGATCCGATGCGACACGATCGCCGAAGTCGACGACGTGTGGGAGCGGGTACGACTGTGCTTCGACGCCGGAGCCGTGGCTACCGGAACGGCAGTGGAGTACAGCTTGCTGCCGTCCATCTACCGAGAGTTCCGCCACGACCAGGACCTGGCCCCCCTCTTCGAGAAGAACGCCCGGGCCATCGGCCGGACCTTCCCGGACTACCCGGACAAGATGTTCGGTTCGACCGACATGGGAAATGTCTCGCTGCGGATCCCCGCGCTGCATCCCATGCTGTCCTTCGATGGTCTCCCGGCTGAAGCCGGGAACCACACTGCCGCCTTCGCTGCTGCCGCCGGCGGTCCGCAGGGCGACCGGTTCGTCAGGGACGCCGGGCTGGCCATGGCGCTCACGATCGCGGACGCCGCACAATCCAAGCCCGTCCGCGCTCGCCTCTTGGCTTCCTGA
- a CDS encoding NAD-dependent succinate-semialdehyde dehydrogenase — MASGSNKALSRKEDRADGDPLLDGAALVRDLLPADLRRLYIGGRWRDGGSGRHFSVYDPATGGSIAEVSDGTVDDAGLALDAAVQAQAEWARSAPGDRARLLAEAAHIVRQREDDFALLMTLEMGKPLAEARAEVAYGASFLSWFATEATRITGRLQTSRDGLADLVVEPEPVGPCLLITPWNFPLAMATRKIGPAIAAGCTMVVKPAALTPLTTLLLTRIFEEVGLPPGVLNVVTTTNAAGVTSPLLADSRLRKVSFTGSTSVGRTLLRAGADNVLRTSMELGGDAPFIVFDDADLEQAVDAAVAAKLRNMGEACTAANRLLVQEGIAADFEQALAQRFSGLTLGHGALADSDVGPLITVAARQEIHGLVEAAADSGARVLTGGQIPEGPGAFYPPTVVTDVPRDSKLWQSEIFGPVAAISTFGTEDEAVDLANDTLLGLAGYVISGDTARAVRVARKLQCGMVGINTGVVSDAAAPFGGVKQSGLGREGSLEGIEEYQTLKYMKVPRQS, encoded by the coding sequence ATGGCATCCGGGAGCAACAAGGCTTTGTCACGCAAGGAGGACAGAGCAGACGGCGACCCACTTCTTGACGGTGCCGCTCTGGTGAGAGACCTCCTGCCCGCCGACCTTCGCCGGCTTTACATCGGTGGGAGGTGGCGCGACGGCGGCAGCGGCCGGCACTTCTCGGTCTATGATCCGGCAACCGGCGGAAGCATTGCCGAAGTCTCCGACGGCACGGTGGACGACGCCGGCCTCGCTCTCGATGCGGCGGTGCAGGCACAAGCCGAATGGGCCCGCAGCGCGCCCGGCGATAGGGCTCGCTTGCTGGCCGAGGCGGCGCACATCGTCCGTCAACGTGAGGACGACTTCGCCCTGCTGATGACGCTGGAGATGGGCAAGCCGCTCGCAGAAGCCCGTGCTGAGGTGGCCTACGGAGCCAGCTTCCTGTCGTGGTTCGCCACAGAGGCCACTCGGATCACGGGGAGACTGCAGACTTCGCGAGACGGGCTCGCCGACCTCGTGGTGGAGCCCGAGCCCGTGGGCCCCTGTCTGCTGATCACGCCTTGGAACTTCCCGCTCGCGATGGCTACCCGCAAGATCGGTCCCGCAATCGCGGCCGGTTGCACAATGGTGGTGAAGCCCGCCGCCCTGACACCCCTCACCACCCTTCTCCTCACCCGCATCTTTGAGGAAGTGGGCCTTCCTCCTGGCGTCCTCAACGTAGTTACCACCACCAACGCGGCCGGCGTGACATCGCCGTTGCTCGCCGACTCCCGGCTGCGCAAGGTGTCTTTCACCGGTTCGACGTCAGTGGGCCGCACGCTGCTCAGGGCCGGTGCGGACAATGTGCTGCGGACCTCCATGGAGCTCGGCGGCGATGCCCCCTTCATCGTTTTCGACGACGCCGACCTCGAACAGGCTGTCGATGCCGCTGTTGCGGCGAAACTGCGCAACATGGGCGAAGCCTGTACAGCGGCCAACCGTCTGCTCGTCCAGGAGGGCATCGCTGCGGACTTCGAGCAGGCGCTGGCACAGCGTTTCTCCGGGCTCACGCTGGGACACGGCGCACTCGCCGACAGCGACGTGGGTCCGCTGATCACTGTGGCGGCCCGTCAGGAGATTCACGGCCTCGTCGAGGCCGCCGCGGACTCCGGTGCTCGTGTTCTCACGGGAGGGCAGATTCCCGAAGGCCCCGGTGCCTTCTATCCGCCGACCGTCGTAACCGACGTCCCCCGAGATTCGAAGCTGTGGCAAAGCGAGATCTTCGGTCCTGTGGCGGCGATCTCCACCTTCGGTACAGAAGACGAGGCCGTCGACCTCGCCAATGACACCCTCCTGGGACTTGCCGGTTATGTGATCTCAGGCGACACGGCACGGGCGGTGCGGGTCGCACGCAAGCTCCAGTGCGGGATGGTCGGCATCAACACGGGCGTGGTCTCGGACGCGGCTGCCCCATTCGGTGGCGTCAAGCAGTCCGGACTCGGCCGCGAGGGGAGTCTCGAAGGCATCGAGGAATACCAGACACTCAAGTACATGAAGGTTCCACGACAGAGTTGA
- a CDS encoding carboxymuconolactone decarboxylase family protein, which yields MLIATVDDAQQYIDEMARKRGYVLDYHKVMAKHDFPVLQAANDLVGAAYLNQRALDRKTKELIFIVSLTVMRASKGHIQSRIKVALDLGVSPQEILEAIEISLPEAGVVAFQAGFEAWCEVVGAEGLKPTVEAFRGGSGA from the coding sequence GTGCTGATAGCTACGGTTGATGACGCACAGCAGTACATCGACGAGATGGCGCGTAAGCGAGGCTATGTCCTCGACTACCACAAGGTGATGGCCAAGCATGACTTCCCCGTGCTGCAGGCTGCCAATGATCTCGTGGGCGCCGCGTATCTCAATCAGCGTGCACTGGACCGTAAGACGAAGGAACTCATCTTCATCGTGAGCCTCACGGTGATGCGCGCTTCCAAGGGGCACATTCAAAGCCGTATCAAGGTCGCGCTCGATTTGGGGGTCAGTCCGCAGGAGATCCTCGAAGCGATCGAGATCAGCCTTCCCGAAGCCGGTGTCGTGGCTTTTCAGGCCGGTTTCGAGGCCTGGTGTGAGGTCGTGGGCGCTGAGGGTCTGAAGCCGACTGTGGAGGCTTTCCGCGGAGGTTCGGGCGCTTGA
- a CDS encoding NAD(P)-dependent oxidoreductase, producing MTDAVTFIGLGTMGQPMVRNLARSVPVAVYDAAPEAIAVAARNEGVTALASLNDGVGASVVVLMLPNSKVVERVLGDPGDPESFAGRLRPGTLVIDMGSSAPRVTQQLAERLREREVGMVDAPVSGGPRKAATAELTIMAGGPVDAYEQALPLLRAMGTSVTHVGPAGSAHALKALNNLLSAIGLVGALEVLSAGAKFGLDPRTMLDVINRSTGRNQSTEVKIGPEVLDGRFQVGFSLPLTVKDITTALDLSTSLDLSPEVSQACVRFCQAALADLDGENPDQSEIARYMAKTTGVDLTRR from the coding sequence ATGACGGACGCAGTTACCTTCATCGGCTTGGGCACGATGGGACAGCCCATGGTCCGCAACCTCGCGCGATCTGTGCCGGTAGCGGTCTACGACGCCGCCCCTGAGGCGATCGCCGTCGCCGCCCGAAACGAGGGCGTGACGGCATTGGCGAGTCTCAACGACGGGGTCGGCGCAAGCGTCGTGGTCCTCATGCTCCCCAACAGCAAGGTCGTCGAGCGTGTGCTTGGTGATCCGGGGGACCCCGAAAGCTTCGCCGGCCGCTTGCGTCCGGGCACGCTTGTCATCGACATGGGTTCTTCGGCGCCCCGCGTCACTCAGCAGCTGGCCGAGCGACTTCGGGAACGTGAGGTGGGCATGGTCGACGCGCCGGTCTCCGGTGGTCCACGCAAAGCGGCGACGGCAGAACTGACGATCATGGCGGGCGGTCCGGTCGACGCCTACGAGCAGGCCCTTCCGCTCCTGCGCGCGATGGGTACGTCGGTGACGCATGTCGGCCCGGCCGGGTCCGCGCACGCTTTGAAGGCGCTCAACAACCTGCTGTCGGCTATCGGTCTGGTCGGTGCGCTTGAAGTGCTCAGTGCAGGAGCAAAGTTCGGTTTGGACCCTCGGACCATGCTCGACGTCATCAACCGGTCCACCGGTCGCAACCAGTCGACCGAGGTCAAGATCGGGCCGGAGGTGCTGGACGGACGGTTCCAGGTCGGGTTCTCGCTCCCGCTGACCGTCAAGGACATCACCACCGCCCTGGACTTGTCGACGTCACTGGACCTGTCACCGGAGGTGTCGCAGGCCTGTGTCCGGTTCTGCCAAGCGGCGCTCGCCGATCTCGACGGGGAGAACCCGGATCAGTCCGAGATCGCCCGATACATGGCGAAGACGACGGGTGTCGACCTGACCCGGCGGTAA